The Homo sapiens chromosome 6 genomic scaffold, GRCh38.p14 alternate locus group ALT_REF_LOCI_2 HSCHR6_MHC_COX_CTG1 genomic interval ACTGGGAGGTTGCATCAGCATCTAGACACTTCCATACATTGAGGAAAAACAGACAGCCGTGTTTAAGGACCTCAGAGGGCTTGCTATCACCCATTTATAATTTTCCCAGAACTTATGAGTCCCAGGTCCTCATTGCAGTGGTAAGCGCTGAGTGCTCACGGGGGTGTGTGTGGGACAGGATGTGGTTTGAGTTCTGTGATCCTCACCCCGACCTCATGCGTCGGGAATCCTTGCAGCCCTGTGACTGGCCTGTGGGGGCTTGGGCTAAGTCCCTGCCAAGATACCAAAAGACTGCAGAGGTGGGCAAAGACCTCAGGCCCCCAGACTAGCAATCTACAAACACTAGTCATGACTACACAGTTAAGGGTCGTCCatctgcttccccttctcctaGCCTGCTTTGTGCAAACAAGTCCCAAGCAGGAGAAGATGAAGGTGAGTGAGCTTCAGAGAGGGCATGGTAGTTACTCTTCTGTCCTACTTCTAGACCCTGCCCTCCACTCCTTCTTGTAAGACTCCAActcctgctttcttcttctttgccAGTTCCCCTaaaccttgcttttttttctccttgaatctTCTTCATTCCTATGGATGGGTATTCCTTGCGTTGAATATGACTAGGGAAGAAAGGGTCTCCATATGACTAGGGAAGAAAGGGTCTCCATACCTTCTTCAGGTGGAGGTCCCCTGGAGACCTCTCTGGCCACATCAGTCTCTGCTTCAGAGCTGGGTCTGAGGCTGGGACAGCGATGGGCTTTAGAGTAGGTGGGGACTGGGGTTTGGAGGAGAAGCTGAGTGGACTTGTCTCAGACACAGCTCAGCAACAACCCcttgaagaggaggaaaaaacgAATGTGGAAGTTTTAAGGATGGATAAAATCAGAGAGTTATCAGAGaaacataaaacatgaaaaaaaaaatcagagcccTAAAACAACTGGATTTGGAGTCAGGCATCTTGGATTCTGGCCTCAGTTCTATGCCCAATTCATGGCTCGTTACCTTATTGATAAGACACATGTGTCTGGCAGCAGAAGGGGCAGTTTAGGAAAGGATAATAATGAATGCGATAACTTGGAGGCAGAAAATAATCATGAAGTTAGGTAAAGGCAAACTTTCATTTACATAATGGGTTACCACTtttgactttggacaaattaaCCTCTGTTATCTCATTGTAAATTTATGGGTAACAGTAACTACCTTATGGGTGGGTGAATAACAATTATTATGCATATAATACATTCTACAAAATGCAGTTCTAATAACATCTCCCCATCCCTCGCCTCTAAAATTAACTAGATAACATCCTGGGTGAACTTCTATTTTGAGAATTGATATGGTTTTTATGTTACCTGTGGTGCTTAATTGAGTGTGGAGACTCTGGGCTGCAGAATTTGCTTAATAAAAGCTGCGTCTAGAGATAATTGAGACACGTTATATGGACTTCAATAAATTTGAAACAGCAGTCAATATCAGAAGTAAACTGGACTAAAGGAAGTCTTCAAATTGAGAGTCTCTCTAAGCTTTTGCATACTGGTACCCAACATGACTGTGAGTGATTGTCATTGcagtagcaaaagaaaaaaaaaaggcaaattcttGCAAATGTTTAACTTGAAACTAGGTAACATGGAGATAGAAACAGATACTTTTACACAATATTCTCTTTATAGATCCCTCAATTTTGCtggtgcatgtatatatgtataaatttaggGAAAGGTGTAAAAACCTgcatagaaaaatatctttttcctcAAGAGTAAGAAGTGAGTAGCTACAACCTAGTATGCTGGTGATAAAATCAGTGGGATAACAGGACTAGAAaaaagttgtgttttgttttgctttgttttgcattACTCCTTCTCTGAATGGGGGGCAGATGATGTTCAACCAAAATCCTTACTAGACTACTGCATTTCCAGGAAGTCTAGTTTAATCCTAGTTTGTCTGGACATTCCTTATCAAATAAtgcccttctctcttttctccagcCAGTTCCTTTCCACCTTTTTCTCACCGGATGGTTTGGACATAGAGCTTCCTTTTCATATTCCTGTCATATATATTCTGTATTCCATGAGCAATTTGTGGCAGCTTCCCCAGTATAAGAAAAGGGATCAGCATGTGCTGGTGAGCACTGTGGCATCGGTACACTTGGGGTACTGCATGAACACTGTAAGGGTAGAGACAGAGGAGGAGTAAGATGAGACCTGCCTTGTAGAGGAATTTAATAAAAGAACATGCAATGAGAATTTCAGGCAGGGCTAATTTATATTAAGTGGAACTTAACAAATGTTGCATGGAAGTCTGCTCAAATATTAATATGTTCATGAGATTTGAGAAGGAATGGGATAGGTGGAATGGAATATGAAAGTGGATATTAGACACCTAGAGCACAATGGGCTGATGAGCTGGGTGATGCTGCCCAACAGATTTCAGGGACTCACTTGCAGATGGACTTTAGGGTTCTCCATCTCCTTTCTTGAGAGCTACCAAAAGCTGGGATTTCAGAGTATTGGCTTACATGACCACCATGTTAGTAAGAGAGTGACAGGAGAAATTTATTCAAGGTGGGGATAATATTAGATTCTAGAATGTTAAACATGGAAGCCCACTTGGAGTTCTAGTAAGAATCTAgataaatatcttcattttactcATGGGGAAACTGAAGGCCAGGGATGGGAATTGCCCAGGTTCACAAAGGAATTTAACAATGGAGCTGGCTTCTGATTCCCAGGGCAGTGTTCTTTCTACTCTACCTGCTGATGAGTGGAGTAAGAGGTCAGAAGACCTGGGGAAAGATAAGCAACTAAGATATCCTAAAAATAGTTCAGCAATTTAAAACCCTCCCTTCTCAGAGAGTCCAGACAGGAGGCCTTCAATCCAGAGCCAAGGAGTAGCCTGTTTTTTACAGAAGCATGTAAGGCAAGTGTGCTTTTCTCTTCGGCCCCACTTACTTCCAGCTCCTACCATCCCAGCTTATGAATCAATATCCTTTTCCATTATCCGTGTATTTCCTGGTATCTCACAGCTTTCAAAATAATAGGAAACTTGattcttatgtgtgtgtgtggaggggggagTGTACATagtaagtgtgtatatatatgtgtatatatatatatgtgtgtatatatatatatatatatatatatatatatatatatatatatatatatatatatatatatatatatggtacaagagatgttttgatacagacatgcaatgtgtTATAATCACAttatggaaaatggggtatccatcccctcaaggaTTTCTCCTTTGtgctacaaacaatccaattatatgcttttagttattttaaaatgtacaattaagttattattgactatagtcaccctgttgtgctatcaaatactaggtcttatttattctttctaactatcttttttttttctcattaatcatCCCAACCTCCCTTCCACCCTCCTAGtatctttcccagcctctggtaaccatccttctactctctatctccgtgagttcaattgttttgatttttagatcccacaaataagtgagaacatgcaatgcttgtctttctctgcctggcttatgagacttgattttttatttccaagttaCAAGAACCAAGTTTCAGTCTTGTCATTGACACTTTAGACAACTCTTATTTGTTTTCTAGATCTTGGTTAGAACATAACTATTCTTTGACTTCTTTGAAAGATTACACAGATGCCAGGAATTATTGTTACCAGtattatcacttaaaaaaaatcttccagaTGGATTGCCACAAAGACGAGAAAGGCACCATCTATGACTATGAGGCCATCGCACTTAATAAGAATGAATATGTTTCCTTCAAGCAGTATGTGGGCAAGCACATCCTCTTCGTCAACGTGGCCACCTACTGTGGTCTGACAGCGCAATATCCTGGTAAGAGAATTCATAGTTACTTCTCTTTGGGACTAAATTTTCCAGCTGATCATATTCTAAATTATACttggaattatattttaattataattatgtacCAAAATAAATACTCATAATCAAGTGACTTCATCCTCCATATCAGAAGTCAGCAAGCTTGGGTGGACAGGCCAAATTTGGTCAGCCTGGCTTTGTtaacaaagttttattggaatgcagCCGTCCCCGTTCATTTACACATcacctatggctgctttcatgctgtAAAATAGAGGTTAGTAGTTGTAGGAGTAGTGATGATGGAAACCATGTGGCCCACAAAGTCTGAAATATTtcctatctggccctttacagaaaaaatgtgCTAACCCCCTCCCCATGCCCTGCCTCTGCTTTTTCCTGAGATTTCCAGGGGAATCAATATATACTTGAGAACTAGGAGCCTCTCAGAAGATTCCAGAAGTCTTCTTGATAAATACAGGACAGAAGACCCATGTTTTTGAGACTTTTGCAAGGTTTTACAGGTAACTTACAATGACAAGAAAAAGGAGTTTTATACCTGGAACTGCATTTGATTAGAGTGAGGGCTGGCGGATGAGGCTGTAATAGAAGCAAATACTCCCTCTCCAACCTCAACCCCTTTTTAGGATGTagtttttcctccctttttgtACATTATTCAGGGaagaattttctcatattttaggGCATGTGGTTTAAAAATCAGTGAATAACAATCAGGATGGATTATACCAGAGACAAATGTACTTcttatatttgaagtaataagaccttcattttttgtttttaattatgttttgaaTAAGCATTATATTCACAAGTCTcaaagttcaaaagaaaaaaactttagaacCAAAGGTTTCCaccttcttcccctcccttcagTAGACCAATATTATCTTGTTTACAGAATACATAGATATTCTTGTTTCTGCTCCCCCCTCCC includes:
- the GPX5 gene encoding epididymal secretory glutathione peroxidase isoform 2 precursor (isoform 2 precursor is encoded by transcript variant 2), giving the protein MTTQLRVVHLLPLLLACFVQTSPKQEKMKMDCHKDEKGTIYDYEAIALNKNEYVSFKQYVGKHILFVNVATYCGLTAQYPGMSVQGEDLYLVSSFLRKGM